In the genome of Paenibacillus sp. FSL R5-0766, one region contains:
- a CDS encoding DNA alkylation repair protein, which produces MNKNESTEMKCSSKAENILSQINSKTKLGDLRKIAKDIKKDHELAMELWSTEAFLPRLLAILIMDKKLLSQELLNNFDKDMQTHTFDERNNLMDWLMANQLTKDKKTIALMESWEKSPSALQRRAFWYYQARLRWTGQTPPDNTEDLLSAIEANITQEEPEVQWAMNFIAGWIGIYDQKYRARCIKLGENTGLYKDEMVSKGCTPNYLPEFIAIEVNKRNKN; this is translated from the coding sequence ATGAATAAGAATGAAAGTACAGAAATGAAATGCTCTTCAAAAGCAGAAAACATTCTATCACAGATCAATAGTAAAACTAAGCTAGGTGACTTACGAAAAATCGCGAAGGACATCAAAAAAGATCACGAACTTGCTATGGAACTTTGGTCGACCGAAGCGTTTTTGCCCAGACTATTAGCTATTTTAATTATGGATAAAAAACTTCTTTCACAAGAATTGCTCAATAATTTTGATAAGGATATGCAGACTCACACTTTTGATGAGCGAAATAACTTAATGGATTGGTTAATGGCTAATCAGCTCACCAAAGACAAAAAGACCATTGCATTGATGGAGTCATGGGAAAAAAGCCCTTCTGCTCTTCAAAGGCGAGCTTTTTGGTATTATCAAGCGCGATTGAGATGGACTGGACAAACACCGCCTGATAACACCGAAGACTTACTATCTGCAATTGAAGCTAATATTACGCAGGAAGAGCCGGAAGTGCAGTGGGCTATGAATTTCATTGCAGGCTGGATAGGCATTTATGATCAAAAGTATCGTGCACGTTGTATTAAACTTGGTGAGAATACAGGTCTTTATAAAGATGAAATGGTTTCCAAGGGTTGTACTCCTAATTATTTGCCAGAGTTCATTGCAATTGAAGTTAACAAACGAAATAAGAATTAG
- a CDS encoding YndJ family transporter, which yields MKSLLVPVFPGGIITILIFYLDYFQLELVEKFLLFAAFVIVPLVILLLNHDEKNKHQRMIYAAMKWLQFPAALLTLASVMSNKMWGLESTEIPGILSLGWLLFTLLLGIYGLTTIVISKGKAAEIAIGAGLVYFFIGGIWFTLYQYQLNLFQANPSTHALNSLHFHFSSAIVPIFIGALGRIMTKKSWYPWVVAIDIIGPILIAIGMIFSKPIEYIGVGLFACNIVVYTAYLLAYLRKNALDIKAAFFLGLSCLAFYTVVVISIFYPLLKNMYSLTILDFIPIYGSLHAFGFVLCGLIGWVYMVDFIKEKKLGECDL from the coding sequence ATGAAATCATTATTAGTACCCGTGTTTCCCGGTGGAATCATAACCATTCTGATATTTTACCTTGATTACTTCCAATTAGAACTTGTTGAAAAATTTCTACTTTTTGCGGCTTTTGTCATTGTACCTCTTGTGATTTTACTTTTGAACCATGATGAAAAAAATAAACATCAACGAATGATTTATGCTGCTATGAAATGGCTTCAATTTCCCGCTGCGCTTCTGACCCTGGCCTCGGTAATGAGTAATAAGATGTGGGGGTTAGAAAGTACGGAAATCCCAGGGATTCTGTCTCTTGGATGGCTACTGTTCACACTGCTGCTCGGCATCTATGGCTTAACCACGATTGTAATCTCTAAAGGAAAAGCAGCGGAAATAGCGATTGGTGCGGGGCTCGTTTATTTTTTTATCGGGGGCATATGGTTTACCTTATATCAATATCAATTGAACCTGTTCCAAGCTAATCCTTCAACGCATGCGTTAAACTCGCTCCACTTTCATTTCTCATCTGCGATCGTTCCGATTTTTATTGGTGCACTGGGACGCATCATGACGAAGAAAAGCTGGTATCCTTGGGTTGTTGCCATCGATATCATCGGACCCATCTTGATTGCTATTGGTATGATTTTCTCCAAGCCGATTGAATACATTGGTGTCGGTTTGTTCGCCTGCAATATTGTGGTTTACACCGCTTATCTCCTTGCTTACTTGAGGAAAAATGCTTTGGATATTAAGGCAGCCTTCTTCTTAGGCCTTTCTTGTCTAGCCTTTTACACGGTTGTTGTCATTTCCATCTTCTATCCGTTACTGAAAAATATGTACTCCTTAACCATACTTGATTTTATTCCCATTTACGGATCTCTGCATGCGTTTGGTTTTGTTTTATGTGGACTGATTGGTTGGGTGTATATGGTGGACTTCATTAAGGAAAAAAAACTTGGTGAATGTGATCTTTAG
- a CDS encoding HEAT repeat domain-containing protein, with protein MTNNHDIGAVNELPENFEELKRAANRTSSWRDRLNAVNELGNWNTAPTIKLLQHVLKNDQVFQVREAAYHKLKQLDEDVQMPAKNKGELFKGTNKILLRIKKSLPEGHTFEQFKEKLQKTRLDIYDTYEGDKDAEFDSWLHGIWETLGRR; from the coding sequence TTGACGAACAACCATGATATTGGAGCAGTTAACGAACTACCGGAGAACTTTGAAGAGCTCAAACGAGCGGCTAACCGGACGTCAAGCTGGAGAGACAGACTGAATGCGGTGAACGAATTGGGGAACTGGAATACAGCCCCTACCATTAAGTTGCTTCAGCATGTTTTGAAAAATGATCAAGTGTTCCAGGTGCGTGAAGCCGCATATCACAAGCTGAAGCAGTTGGATGAAGATGTACAAATGCCTGCCAAAAACAAAGGTGAGCTGTTTAAAGGTACTAACAAAATTTTGCTACGGATTAAAAAAAGCCTTCCTGAAGGTCACACATTCGAGCAATTCAAGGAAAAACTGCAAAAGACACGTCTGGATATTTATGATACTTACGAGGGCGACAAAGATGCTGAATTCGACTCCTGGCTCCATGGAATTTGGGAGACACTAGGTAGAAGATAA
- a CDS encoding aldehyde dehydrogenase family protein, whose amino-acid sequence MTIQADQETIIVEAFINGQNVKSLSQVAKENPTNPTEIVGYFPVTTKEQAVEAIEAAAGAFKTWKQTPIDERIMMMRKAIEKIRAAENEIVHLLSREHGKPLYDAHGEIYVSLMWMEFACNEAKSALQEEIKEHENGKTILTYDPIGVVAAISPWNYPIALSTIKIAPALLAGNTIVLKPSPYAPLAAAKVAEIIASEFPAGVINVVHGDADVGVELTSNPLVTKIAFTGGTATAKHIIKAASETIKDMTLELGGNDAAIFLESFDVHDERAMRRIVISNFLTAGQICMIAKRVYVHRSIYDEFVEKYIEAANRWIRIGDPFDSNTTVGPVNNLKQKNVVLGLVEDAQKRGAKVIPLGQILDQKLFEQGYYLQPTLVLGCDVHDPIVVEEQFGPTVPILPFDDEEQVIHLHNESIYGLTSSVWGKEEDAISVARQLEAGTTMINTAAVQGLDVRFPFGGVKQSGIGREYGVEGIRTYTEKHVINVPKTLDLPYIPE is encoded by the coding sequence ATGACGATCCAAGCAGACCAAGAGACAATTATAGTTGAAGCGTTCATTAATGGTCAGAATGTAAAATCCCTTTCGCAGGTAGCAAAAGAGAATCCGACAAACCCAACTGAGATCGTAGGTTATTTCCCTGTCACTACGAAAGAACAAGCCGTTGAAGCGATTGAAGCGGCGGCAGGGGCTTTTAAAACATGGAAGCAGACCCCCATTGATGAACGCATTATGATGATGCGCAAGGCGATCGAGAAGATTAGAGCAGCTGAGAATGAAATTGTACATTTGCTGTCTAGAGAGCATGGCAAGCCCCTGTATGATGCACACGGTGAAATTTATGTTTCGTTAATGTGGATGGAGTTTGCTTGTAATGAAGCCAAATCGGCTCTACAGGAAGAGATTAAAGAGCATGAGAATGGTAAAACGATTCTAACCTATGATCCCATTGGTGTGGTGGCAGCGATTAGTCCATGGAACTATCCCATTGCTTTATCTACCATTAAGATTGCTCCTGCCTTACTTGCGGGCAACACGATTGTGCTTAAACCAAGCCCATATGCGCCACTGGCGGCAGCGAAGGTAGCAGAGATTATTGCGAGTGAGTTCCCGGCTGGTGTGATCAATGTGGTCCATGGTGATGCGGATGTGGGCGTTGAACTGACTAGTAATCCTCTTGTTACTAAAATCGCCTTTACAGGTGGAACCGCAACAGCTAAGCATATTATTAAAGCGGCTTCGGAAACGATTAAAGATATGACGCTTGAGCTTGGTGGTAATGATGCGGCTATCTTCTTGGAAAGCTTTGATGTTCATGATGAGCGAGCCATGCGCCGGATTGTCATTTCTAATTTCTTGACTGCAGGCCAGATCTGTATGATCGCCAAACGTGTGTATGTACACCGTTCTATTTATGATGAGTTTGTAGAAAAATATATAGAGGCGGCTAATCGCTGGATTCGAATTGGTGATCCATTTGATTCGAATACGACAGTAGGTCCGGTTAATAACCTGAAGCAGAAAAATGTCGTGCTTGGTTTGGTTGAAGATGCGCAAAAGCGCGGAGCTAAGGTCATCCCTCTCGGTCAAATTCTTGATCAGAAGCTGTTTGAACAAGGTTACTACCTACAACCTACGCTTGTTTTGGGTTGCGATGTTCATGATCCGATTGTAGTGGAGGAACAGTTTGGCCCTACGGTTCCGATTCTTCCATTTGACGATGAAGAGCAGGTTATTCATCTACACAATGAAAGCATATATGGATTGACGAGTTCTGTGTGGGGGAAAGAAGAGGATGCCATCTCCGTCGCACGTCAACTCGAAGCTGGAACGACAATGATCAATACAGCTGCTGTGCAGGGTCTCGACGTTCGGTTCCCTTTCGGTGGGGTTAAGCAATCCGGTATTGGCCGTGAATACGGCGTGGAAGGTATCCGCACTTATACAGAAAAGCATGTCATCAACGTTCCGAAGACACTGGATCTTCCTTATATACCCGAATAA
- a CDS encoding 5-methyltetrahydropteroyltriglutamate--homocysteine S-methyltransferase translates to MIPFRNDHVGSFLRPADLSQAREQYKSGNITYEELRAVEDKEIIRIIEKQKENGVLAVTDGEFRRSWWHFDFLGGLDGVELYEQIDGPKFHNMQTRKGGIRVVGKVDFSSHPFVQDFEFLKKHAGDAVAKQTIPSPNMLLYRLENDANIYTDREQFLQDTIAAYQKAIQAFYDAGCRYLQLDDTAWADLFSEAGHDKLRAKGLEPAEELKTMQRMINETLAHKPADLVVTMHICRGNYKSNYFSTGGYEYASEVIFGGLNVDGLFLEFDDERSGGFEPLKYVNRKDLKIVLGLLTSKTGELEDKEQIKARIAEAATYVPLEQLCLSPQCGFSSTEEGNILTEEQQWRKLRYVKEIAEEVWN, encoded by the coding sequence ATGATACCATTTCGTAATGATCATGTAGGTAGCTTTCTACGTCCTGCAGATTTAAGTCAGGCACGTGAACAATATAAATCAGGCAACATCACATATGAGGAATTAAGAGCTGTGGAAGATAAAGAGATTATACGAATTATTGAAAAGCAAAAGGAAAATGGCGTATTGGCAGTTACGGATGGTGAATTCCGCAGAAGCTGGTGGCATTTTGATTTTCTGGGCGGCTTGGATGGCGTAGAGTTGTATGAGCAAATAGACGGACCGAAATTCCATAATATGCAAACGCGCAAGGGTGGGATTCGTGTTGTTGGTAAAGTTGATTTCTCGAGTCATCCCTTTGTTCAGGATTTTGAGTTTTTGAAAAAGCATGCAGGTGACGCTGTGGCGAAACAGACGATTCCAAGTCCTAACATGCTTCTATATCGATTGGAGAATGACGCTAATATCTATACGGACCGAGAGCAATTCCTTCAGGATACGATTGCGGCGTATCAAAAAGCAATTCAAGCCTTCTATGATGCGGGATGTCGATACTTGCAATTAGATGATACAGCTTGGGCGGACCTATTCTCAGAAGCTGGTCACGATAAGCTGCGTGCCAAAGGTTTGGAACCGGCAGAAGAGTTGAAAACGATGCAGCGAATGATTAACGAAACATTGGCTCATAAACCTGCGGATTTAGTTGTGACGATGCATATTTGTCGTGGTAACTATAAATCGAATTATTTCTCAACGGGTGGTTACGAGTACGCTTCTGAAGTTATCTTTGGAGGCTTAAACGTAGATGGATTATTTTTAGAATTTGATGATGAGCGCTCAGGTGGGTTCGAGCCATTAAAGTATGTGAATCGAAAAGATTTGAAAATCGTGCTTGGTTTACTCACATCAAAAACAGGCGAGTTAGAGGATAAAGAACAAATTAAAGCTCGGATTGCAGAGGCGGCAACCTATGTACCACTTGAGCAACTTTGCTTGAGTCCACAATGTGGCTTTTCATCTACAGAAGAAGGCAATATTTTAACGGAAGAACAACAATGGCGTAAACTTCGTTATGTGAAGGAAATTGCAGAAGAAGTTTGGAATTAA
- a CDS encoding type II toxin-antitoxin system RnlB family antitoxin, producing MMKGYELLQLGCDDYEYLVLSTSFETPLTHLMDITTELNSKSNMNNFKVVFDLLLNMGNNSERFIEACYDGEQKSIYLFNVLKIDKKNNLRKISCEYLKQNNVFLDNSVLNSQQKKMISMGIPI from the coding sequence ATGATGAAAGGTTACGAATTATTACAGTTGGGTTGTGATGACTATGAATATCTCGTACTTTCCACATCATTTGAAACGCCACTTACACATTTAATGGATATTACCACTGAGTTAAATTCAAAATCTAACATGAATAATTTTAAGGTTGTTTTTGATTTGCTTTTGAATATGGGTAATAATTCGGAGCGTTTCATCGAAGCATGCTATGATGGCGAGCAAAAAAGTATCTATTTATTTAATGTCTTGAAAATAGATAAAAAAAATAATTTAAGGAAAATCTCATGTGAGTATCTAAAACAAAATAATGTCTTCTTAGATAATTCGGTATTAAATTCCCAACAAAAGAAAATGATTAGCATGGGAATTCCAATTTAA
- a CDS encoding type II toxin-antitoxin system RnlA family toxin: MFRNLNLNRDKIHCSIDKFLRVKGLICTLAPFESFGGTRRRLYISGECDTYIDFQFLSKGGTSIDLSSGKSNEFKEELANFIKEDPECSMGTSNNQWFVVKNIEEDDFLAVIELLKISEYTRDYCNHTDGSFRFTGIYDENLVIHRYQTKTVMIQGRPLLLYNEAVVCITELIDLDELPKTFNDNYKVDVKKSDVEAQYEYYFPLSYDKHGNKFKKVLHQGIYNLQLHGDMFEYSHLLFPALRAVEGHLKIALYSYNIPLGPNSSFNMFKRDPTRGRYRLDEDYSNQINNTHKVGNLEDAYNFYQNQRHKLFHWADQNIHYDDTRIIENLGEAKGLIKDAFSIIDLYYTV, translated from the coding sequence TTGTTTAGGAATCTCAACTTAAATAGAGATAAAATACATTGTTCTATTGATAAGTTCTTGAGGGTAAAAGGTTTGATTTGTACCCTTGCACCTTTCGAATCTTTTGGTGGAACGAGAAGACGACTATATATTAGTGGAGAGTGCGATACATATATTGATTTTCAATTTCTAAGTAAAGGAGGTACTTCTATTGATTTATCAAGTGGTAAATCTAATGAATTTAAAGAAGAATTAGCTAATTTTATTAAAGAAGACCCGGAATGTTCAATGGGAACTTCTAATAACCAGTGGTTTGTTGTGAAAAACATTGAAGAGGATGATTTTTTAGCTGTTATTGAATTACTAAAGATAAGTGAGTATACCAGAGATTATTGTAATCATACAGATGGTAGCTTTCGCTTTACTGGAATATATGATGAAAACTTGGTCATTCATCGTTATCAAACTAAGACCGTAATGATACAAGGTAGACCACTTTTATTATATAACGAGGCAGTCGTATGTATAACTGAACTTATTGATTTAGATGAATTACCAAAGACCTTTAATGATAACTATAAAGTTGATGTAAAAAAGTCAGATGTTGAAGCACAATATGAGTACTATTTCCCATTGTCATATGATAAACATGGTAATAAGTTTAAAAAGGTTCTCCATCAAGGGATATATAATTTACAGCTGCATGGGGATATGTTTGAATATTCACACCTTTTATTTCCAGCACTTAGGGCAGTTGAAGGTCACTTAAAAATTGCATTGTATTCTTATAATATTCCTTTAGGCCCCAACAGTAGCTTCAATATGTTTAAACGTGACCCTACTAGGGGAAGATATAGATTAGATGAGGATTATTCTAATCAAATAAATAACACGCATAAGGTAGGAAATCTTGAAGATGCTTATAATTTTTACCAAAACCAACGCCATAAATTATTTCATTGGGCAGATCAAAATATACATTATGACGATACCAGAATAATTGAAAATTTAGGGGAAGCAAAAGGACTCATAAAAGACGCATTTTCCATTATTGACCTATACTATACTGTATAG
- a CDS encoding ribonuclease H family protein — MRNGKKAGIYNSWTECKKQVEGHSNAEYKGFSTLEEANEYLGFSTSAGESVSVKEDADVNVTKTLRAYVDGSYSKENSLYSYGCIMIDGDKIEKLSDVGNDVDLIELWNVAGELTGAMKAIEWASNNNHKNITIYHDYEGIAKWASGDWRANKKGTKGYIEFIKKYRQGIKIEFVKVAAHTGVRYNEEADVLAKSAIQKYINNNSVVSSMGISQKTKELELFYSIMAENDNLKNKFSFIYNGVEITEGKLRKFAKNIWRETGHKINEIEDLEIQLEWENWDLKITMNIKVKNGDSQKLILYVSKSGGNYIV; from the coding sequence GTGAGAAACGGGAAGAAAGCAGGCATTTATAATAGTTGGACCGAATGCAAAAAGCAGGTTGAAGGACATAGTAATGCTGAATATAAGGGGTTTTCAACGCTTGAGGAAGCTAACGAATATTTAGGGTTTTCAACTAGTGCCGGTGAATCGGTATCGGTAAAAGAAGATGCCGACGTAAATGTAACTAAAACATTAAGGGCATATGTCGATGGAAGTTATTCAAAAGAAAATTCCCTATACTCTTATGGCTGTATAATGATTGACGGAGATAAAATCGAAAAATTGTCCGATGTAGGAAATGATGTTGATTTAATCGAGTTATGGAATGTAGCGGGTGAGTTAACAGGTGCTATGAAAGCTATTGAATGGGCTAGTAATAATAATCATAAGAATATTACAATTTACCATGATTATGAAGGTATTGCTAAATGGGCTAGTGGGGATTGGAGGGCAAATAAGAAAGGTACTAAGGGATATATTGAATTTATAAAAAAGTATAGACAAGGTATCAAAATTGAATTTGTGAAAGTGGCAGCACATACTGGTGTTCGTTACAATGAAGAAGCGGATGTATTGGCTAAAAGTGCTATTCAAAAATATATAAATAACAATTCAGTAGTATCTAGTATGGGTATTTCTCAAAAGACCAAGGAATTAGAACTTTTTTATTCAATTATGGCAGAGAACGATAACCTGAAGAATAAGTTTTCTTTTATTTACAATGGGGTAGAAATAACTGAAGGTAAGCTAAGAAAGTTTGCAAAGAACATCTGGAGAGAAACCGGTCATAAAATAAACGAAATTGAGGATCTGGAAATACAATTAGAATGGGAAAATTGGGATCTCAAAATAACTATGAACATAAAAGTTAAAAACGGTGACAGTCAGAAATTGATATTATATGTCAGTAAATCAGGAGGAAATTATATTGTTTAG
- the rlmH gene encoding 23S rRNA (pseudouridine(1915)-N(3))-methyltransferase RlmH produces MFIQIIGVGKLKEKYLTLGIQEYAKRLAPYIKFQMIEVADEKAPDTLSEAEVRAVKEREGERILAHVKSEAHVVALALDGQLWSSEELALEIDKLGTYGTSHVVFVIGGSHGLSDEVLRRAKQRLSFGRMTLPHQLMRLVLVEQIYRAVKINRGEPYHK; encoded by the coding sequence ATGTTTATTCAGATTATTGGCGTAGGCAAATTGAAGGAAAAGTATCTCACGCTGGGCATTCAGGAATATGCCAAGCGGCTCGCCCCGTACATCAAGTTTCAGATGATCGAGGTCGCAGACGAAAAGGCGCCCGATACACTGAGCGAAGCTGAGGTTCGGGCGGTAAAAGAGCGCGAGGGCGAACGCATCCTCGCGCATGTGAAGAGCGAGGCGCATGTTGTCGCGCTCGCATTGGATGGCCAGCTCTGGAGTTCCGAGGAGCTGGCATTGGAGATCGACAAGCTCGGCACGTATGGGACGAGCCATGTCGTGTTTGTCATCGGAGGAAGCCATGGGCTCTCCGATGAGGTGTTGCGCCGCGCGAAGCAGCGCTTGAGCTTCGGGCGCATGACCCTGCCGCATCAGTTAATGCGGCTGGTGCTGGTGGAGCAGATTTATCGTGCGGTGAAGATAAATCGGGGGGAACCGTACCACAAGTGA
- a CDS encoding CxxH/CxxC protein, translated as MYVVCKEHVDIAIDMFVDEYEDAPDIVDLKETEFADWDPPAKCAECEQHAEFLVV; from the coding sequence ATGTACGTTGTATGCAAAGAACACGTGGACATTGCCATTGACATGTTTGTCGATGAGTATGAGGACGCTCCAGATATCGTTGATCTGAAGGAGACGGAATTTGCCGACTGGGACCCGCCTGCGAAATGCGCCGAGTGCGAACAGCATGCGGAATTTCTCGTCGTTTAG
- a CDS encoding trypsin-like peptidase domain-containing protein codes for MGLFGDDFYSTKVSRRAEPEQKGKLQIIRPGGRARGRDRWSNPRRSRTGISSTVKVAVISSVISSIVTVLLFSFITQPASLPLANATGNGGGGGAQTADPYDRIIQAAAHVRPSVVSIVNHKTGSSLSMEDSALGSGVIFKKEDGKAYIMTNHHVVEGASDLEIVTVDGETHKAKLVGKDRVSDIAVLSAEDKGLGAVAEIGDSSKLQRGQTVLAIGNPLGLGGTLTSGIVSYTDRILPVSINQDGVYDWEQNVIQTDAAINEGNSGGALVDLNGKVVGINTMKISDTGVEGLGFAIPMNEVMRTVDSLLLNGKVSRPYLGVYTVDLSNPYAPLDDEQRKDLKLPSHVDSGVVVLEASGPASDAGMKLNDVITEFDGQKITSTLDLRKYLYDEKKIGDTIEVTFYRDGKAEKVSVKLTDKPE; via the coding sequence ATGGGATTGTTTGGAGACGATTTTTATTCAACCAAAGTATCAAGACGCGCCGAACCTGAACAGAAAGGCAAACTTCAGATCATCCGCCCTGGAGGCAGAGCACGTGGACGTGACCGCTGGAGCAATCCACGCAGATCGCGTACGGGAATCAGTTCCACTGTGAAGGTAGCTGTGATTAGCTCGGTGATCAGCTCCATCGTGACCGTCCTGCTGTTTAGCTTCATCACACAGCCCGCTTCGTTACCGCTGGCTAATGCTACGGGTAATGGTGGTGGAGGCGGTGCACAGACAGCTGATCCATACGATCGGATTATCCAGGCAGCAGCCCACGTTCGTCCTTCTGTGGTGAGCATTGTGAACCATAAAACGGGTAGCAGTCTGTCGATGGAAGATTCGGCGCTGGGCTCAGGGGTCATTTTCAAAAAGGAAGATGGCAAGGCCTACATCATGACCAACCACCACGTCGTGGAGGGTGCAAGTGATCTGGAGATTGTGACCGTAGATGGGGAGACACACAAAGCGAAGCTGGTCGGTAAAGACCGTGTAAGTGACATTGCTGTACTATCCGCAGAAGATAAAGGGCTGGGTGCAGTCGCGGAGATCGGTGATTCCAGCAAACTTCAGCGCGGTCAAACGGTGCTGGCGATCGGGAACCCACTTGGTCTGGGCGGTACGCTGACATCCGGTATAGTCAGTTACACGGATCGTATTCTGCCTGTATCAATTAATCAGGACGGAGTATACGACTGGGAGCAAAACGTGATCCAGACGGATGCGGCCATTAACGAAGGCAATAGCGGCGGTGCGTTAGTCGATCTTAATGGTAAAGTGGTCGGCATTAACACGATGAAGATCTCGGATACGGGCGTTGAAGGTCTCGGCTTCGCGATTCCGATGAATGAAGTGATGAGAACGGTCGATTCTCTGCTACTGAACGGCAAAGTATCTCGTCCATACCTGGGCGTGTACACGGTCGATCTGAGCAACCCTTATGCCCCACTGGATGACGAGCAGCGCAAGGATCTGAAGCTGCCATCTCATGTGGACAGCGGTGTGGTTGTGTTGGAAGCATCCGGTCCGGCATCTGATGCGGGCATGAAGCTGAATGATGTCATTACGGAATTTGACGGGCAAAAAATTACCTCCACGCTGGATCTGCGGAAATATCTGTACGATGAGAAGAAGATTGGGGATACGATTGAAGTGACCTTCTACCGGGATGGCAAAGCTGAGAAGGTATCAGTGAAGCTGACGGATAAACCGGAGTAA
- a CDS encoding MBL fold metallo-hydrolase — MGIYFTVLSSGSTGNATVIQHGGTSLMIDAGLSAKRLDALFQEREISGAELDGILVTHEHSDHIKGLGAMSRKYNLPIYANLNTWAALEKSVGAIPEENRRVFETGEKHDFGSLRVESFGISHDAAEPVGYTFDDGTEKLSVATDLGYMSDKVREAISDSDVLVLEANHDVELLRMGRYPWNTKRRILSDIGHLSNEAAGAALSELMNGRIKRTYLAHLSRDHNMMDLAKMSVRDAMESRGCFYRDHEFKLCDTYYDRPTPWDRVGEP; from the coding sequence ATGGGGATATATTTTACCGTGTTATCCAGCGGTTCGACAGGTAATGCCACAGTCATACAGCATGGGGGCACCTCTCTCATGATTGACGCGGGTCTTAGTGCGAAGCGATTGGATGCACTGTTTCAGGAAAGGGAGATTTCTGGGGCAGAATTGGACGGGATTCTGGTTACACATGAACATTCCGATCACATTAAAGGACTAGGCGCGATGTCTCGGAAATATAATTTACCAATCTACGCGAATCTCAATACGTGGGCGGCACTGGAGAAGTCGGTTGGGGCGATTCCAGAGGAAAACCGGAGGGTATTTGAGACGGGTGAAAAGCATGATTTTGGGTCACTGCGCGTGGAATCCTTCGGGATCTCACATGATGCAGCTGAGCCGGTAGGGTACACATTCGATGATGGCACGGAGAAGCTATCTGTTGCAACGGATCTCGGGTACATGAGCGACAAGGTTCGCGAAGCGATTTCCGATTCTGACGTGCTGGTGCTGGAGGCGAATCATGATGTCGAATTGTTGCGTATGGGGCGTTATCCATGGAACACCAAGCGCCGGATTTTGAGCGACATTGGGCATTTGTCGAACGAAGCGGCAGGGGCAGCGCTTAGTGAACTGATGAACGGACGCATCAAGCGCACGTATCTGGCACATCTTAGCCGAGATCATAATATGATGGACTTGGCGAAAATGTCGGTGCGCGACGCAATGGAGAGCCGTGGATGCTTTTATCGGGATCATGAGTTCAAACTCTGTGATACGTATTACGACCGTCCTACGCCATGGGATAGGGTGGGTGAGCCATAA
- the yycI gene encoding two-component system regulatory protein YycI, with product MDWGRAKNVLIYAFLLLNLVLGYQIWMDARETAGANLDFTSLADNTQQAMEEKGIQVLAPIPNETPKLPKLSYEFIEEDKAGVDMELEQPVDSKLIFSQSELEDALQREIPQIGTYRLDQLMAEDGAFVLHPLVDGKWPLFNVSLELFYSDQKITGYRQTPVRITTAEESDQQVLPASKALGTLIENFLPNDAIVKDIQLGYYGQLFNSDIQVAMPAWRFVLESGEVLYVQGISGDVFSPKTDKPGE from the coding sequence TTGGATTGGGGACGGGCGAAAAATGTGTTGATCTATGCCTTTTTGCTGCTCAATCTGGTGCTGGGATACCAGATCTGGATGGATGCGCGAGAGACGGCCGGAGCCAATCTGGACTTCACCTCACTGGCAGATAATACACAGCAGGCTATGGAGGAGAAGGGCATCCAGGTGCTGGCTCCGATTCCGAATGAAACGCCGAAGCTGCCAAAGTTGTCCTATGAGTTCATTGAAGAGGACAAGGCTGGCGTGGATATGGAACTGGAACAGCCTGTAGATAGCAAGTTGATCTTCTCGCAGAGTGAACTGGAAGATGCATTGCAGCGTGAGATTCCACAGATTGGGACATACCGGCTGGATCAGCTGATGGCCGAGGATGGGGCTTTTGTGCTTCACCCACTGGTGGATGGCAAATGGCCGCTCTTCAATGTGAGTCTGGAGCTATTCTACAGCGACCAGAAAATAACGGGTTACCGTCAAACTCCAGTGCGGATTACAACCGCAGAGGAGAGCGATCAGCAGGTGCTTCCGGCGTCGAAGGCGCTGGGAACGCTGATCGAGAACTTTTTGCCAAATGATGCAATTGTCAAAGATATTCAGCTAGGCTATTACGGCCAGTTGTTCAATTCAGATATACAGGTAGCGATGCCGGCATGGCGGTTCGTGCTGGAAAGTGGCGAAGTGTTGTACGTGCAGGGCATCAGTGGGGATGTATTCAGTCCCAAGACAGACAAACCAGGGGAGTAA